From Bacillus basilensis, a single genomic window includes:
- a CDS encoding IS3 family transposase (programmed frameshift) codes for MAKFTADEKIQIVLRYLNGNESYREMGRSIGISDTIILNWVNQYKQNGVEAFLKRCTNYTQQFKLDVLNFMIENGMSLFETAAIFNIPAPSTISVWKKQFETQGIDALQSKKKGRLSMKKDSNKQLKQALAEGSVEALEARIQQLEMENEYFKKVECLSSKQGKITKQDKAQVVYELRHKYSVKALVELATIPRSTYYDLVKKMNRPDVDADLKAEIKAIYEENEGRYGYRRIRDELTNRGQKVNHKKVQRIMKELGLKCVVRMKKYKSYKGKVGRIAPNFLERNFHTDAPNQKWVTDITEFKLFGEKLYVSPVLDLYNGEIITYTIGSRPTYSLVSEMLEKALERLPETHQLLMHSDQGWHYQMRQYVCTLESRAIVQSMSRKGNCYDNAVIENFFGIMKSEFLYIKEFESVEHFKRELEKYIDYYNTKRIKAKLKMSPVQYRTHFYQAA; via the exons ATGGCTAAATTTACTGCTGATGAAAAAATACAAATCGTTCTACGTTATTTGAACGGAAATGAAAGTTATCGAGAAATGGGTAGATCGATCGGTATAAGTGACACAATCATTTTGAATTGGGTAAACCAATATAAACAGAATGGTGTGGAAGCTTTTCTAAAACGATGTACAAATTACACACAACAATTTAAACTAGACGTACTAAACTTTATGATTGAAAACGGTATGTCCTTATTTGAGACGGCAGCTATCTTTAACATTCCTGCCCCTTCAACGATTTCTGTTTGGAAAAAACAGTTCGAAACACAAGGAATTGATGCCCTTCAATCTAAGAAAAAGGGGCGTCTATCCATGAAAAAAGATTCAAATAAACAATTAAAACAAGCTTTAGCTGAAGGGTCAGTCGAAGCACTTGAAGCACGTATTCAACAGCTTGAGATGGAAAATGAGTACT TTAAAAAAGTTGAATGCCTTAGTTCAAAACAAGGAAAAATCACGAAACAAGACAAAGCGCAAGTAGTCTATGAATTAAGGCATAAATATTCGGTGAAGGCACTCGTGGAGCTAGCTACTATTCCTCGAAGCACGTATTATGATTTAGTAAAGAAAATGAATCGTCCAGATGTAGATGCCGATTTGAAAGCGGAGATTAAAGCGATTTATGAGGAAAATGAAGGTCGTTATGGTTACCGTCGCATTCGTGATGAATTAACGAATCGTGGTCAGAAAGTGAATCACAAGAAGGTTCAGCGCATTATGAAAGAGCTTGGATTAAAGTGTGTTGTGCGTATGAAAAAATATAAGTCTTATAAAGGAAAAGTTGGTAGAATTGCACCTAATTTTTTAGAGCGTAATTTTCATACAGATGCACCGAATCAAAAATGGGTAACAGACATCACAGAGTTTAAATTATTTGGAGAAAAACTGTATGTATCACCTGTATTAGATTTGTATAATGGTGAAATTATTACCTATACAATTGGTTCTAGACCGACGTATTCACTTGTTTCAGAGATGTTAGAGAAAGCATTGGAACGTTTACCTGAAACCCACCAGCTACTGATGCATTCAGATCAAGGATGGCATTATCAAATGAGACAGTACGTCTGTACACTTGAATCAAGAGCTATCGTCCAGAGTATGTCTCGAAAAGGCAACTGTTACGACAACGCAGTAATAGAGAATTTCTTTGGGATTATGAAGTCGGAGTTCCTCTACATAAAAGAGTTTGAAAGTGTAGAGCATTTTAAAAGAGAATTAGAAAAATATATAGATTATTATAATACGAAACGGATTAAGGCAAAATTAAAAATGAGCCCGGTACAATACCGGACTCACTTTTATCAAGCTGCCTAA
- a CDS encoding aldo/keto reductase family oxidoreductase — MERVQMAEKLEFSRIIQGFWRLAEWNMTKQELLSFIEECMDMGITTFDHADIYGGYTCEGLFGEALHLKPSLRENMQIITKCGIAPPSPKFPERYVAHYNTSAEHIIQSAEASLKNLHTDYIDVLLIHRPDPFMDPNEVAEAFSRLKQEGKVRHFGVSNFLPSQFNMLSSYLDFPLITNQIEVSPMQLEHFEKGTIDLCQEKRINPMIWSPLAGGEIFTGQSERAVRVRETLQKVATELGVSSIDTVMYAWLLAHPAKMMPIIGSGKLDRVKTAALATKVHLDRQQWFTIFESSNGHPVP, encoded by the coding sequence ATGGAACGAGTTCAAATGGCCGAAAAGCTAGAATTTTCTCGTATTATTCAAGGTTTTTGGCGTTTAGCAGAATGGAATATGACGAAACAAGAATTACTTTCTTTTATTGAAGAATGCATGGACATGGGGATTACTACTTTCGATCACGCTGATATTTATGGCGGTTATACATGTGAAGGACTGTTCGGAGAGGCATTACATCTAAAGCCTTCCTTACGTGAAAACATGCAAATCATCACAAAATGTGGAATCGCTCCCCCATCACCAAAATTTCCAGAGCGATATGTTGCTCACTACAACACTAGTGCAGAACATATTATTCAAAGTGCAGAAGCATCACTTAAAAATTTACATACAGATTATATTGACGTATTACTTATCCATCGTCCTGATCCATTTATGGATCCAAATGAAGTGGCAGAAGCGTTCTCACGCTTAAAGCAAGAAGGAAAAGTTCGTCACTTCGGTGTATCTAACTTCTTACCTTCCCAATTTAATATGTTAAGTTCGTACTTAGATTTCCCGCTTATTACGAATCAAATTGAAGTATCCCCAATGCAGCTTGAACATTTTGAAAAAGGAACAATTGATTTATGCCAAGAAAAACGAATCAATCCAATGATTTGGTCACCACTTGCTGGCGGAGAAATCTTTACTGGTCAATCAGAACGTGCCGTACGTGTACGTGAAACTTTACAAAAGGTTGCTACTGAGCTAGGTGTTAGTAGCATTGATACTGTTATGTATGCATGGTTACTTGCACATCCAGCTAAAATGATGCCAATCATCGGCTCTGGTAAATTAGATCGTGTTAAAACGGCCGCTCTTGCCACAAAAGTTCACTTAGACCGTCAACAATGGTTTACAATTTTCGAAAGTTCTAATGGACATCCTGTACCATAA
- a CDS encoding GTP-binding protein: protein MIPVTILTGFLGSGKTTLLNRILSENHGQKLAVIVNEIGQIGIDNQLIMNVEEEIMEMTNGCLCCTVREDLLVALKQLLDVKAEGKMDFDGLVIETTGLANPGPIIQTFFLDPVIQSAYQINGVVTVVDSYHIHKHFEKGLEAKEQIAFADVVLVNKLDLVNESEKENLLQELQGINPTAKLIEATNCDVDIPSLLQIQTFKTKDTLQIYPHTEHNHLEGVKSFVLREERPLDLQKLNEWMSAVVQELGEYLYRYKGILSIDGVDKRIVFQGVHTLFAASYDREWQEGEERVSEVVFIGKDINKEWFQEHFEECVK, encoded by the coding sequence ATGATTCCAGTAACAATATTAACTGGTTTTCTTGGTTCAGGGAAAACGACACTATTAAATCGCATTTTGTCAGAGAATCACGGTCAGAAATTAGCGGTGATTGTAAATGAAATAGGGCAAATTGGTATCGATAATCAGTTGATTATGAATGTTGAAGAAGAAATTATGGAAATGACAAACGGTTGTTTATGCTGTACTGTACGGGAAGATTTACTCGTTGCATTAAAACAATTACTAGATGTAAAAGCAGAAGGGAAAATGGACTTTGATGGATTAGTAATTGAAACGACTGGTCTTGCAAATCCGGGTCCGATTATTCAAACATTCTTTTTAGATCCAGTCATTCAATCTGCATACCAAATTAACGGTGTTGTAACAGTAGTAGATAGTTATCATATACATAAACATTTTGAAAAAGGGCTAGAAGCAAAGGAACAAATTGCATTTGCTGATGTCGTTTTAGTAAATAAATTAGATTTAGTGAATGAAAGTGAAAAGGAAAATCTCTTGCAGGAACTGCAAGGTATTAACCCAACTGCAAAGTTAATCGAGGCCACTAACTGTGATGTAGATATTCCATCATTACTACAAATTCAAACGTTTAAAACGAAAGATACGTTACAAATTTATCCTCATACAGAACATAACCATCTAGAAGGTGTAAAATCGTTTGTATTACGTGAAGAGCGCCCGTTAGATTTACAAAAACTAAATGAGTGGATGTCAGCTGTCGTTCAAGAGCTAGGGGAGTATTTATATCGTTATAAAGGGATTTTATCCATCGATGGAGTAGATAAACGTATCGTTTTCCAAGGTGTGCATACATTGTTTGCTGCATCATACGATAGAGAGTGGCAAGAGGGCGAAGAACGAGTAAGTGAAGTCGTGTTTATCGGAAAAGATATTAATAAAGAATGGTTTCAAGAACATTTCGAGGAGTGTGTGAAATAA
- a CDS encoding GNAT family N-acetyltransferase — MTLHICEVTAKNWRSVAALNVAKDQQQFIESNAFSLAESLYEGNGTSIGLYDGETLVGYAMYGWYWEKRKSVWLDRFMIDQQYQGKGYAKRFLRILLQFLQDKFECKIIYLSLHPDNKLAMGLYESFGFRLNGDIDDEGPVVGVVMELLLDEHTSL, encoded by the coding sequence ATGACTCTTCACATTTGTGAAGTAACAGCAAAAAATTGGCGTTCAGTAGCTGCTTTAAACGTCGCAAAAGACCAGCAGCAATTTATTGAAAGTAATGCGTTTTCTTTAGCAGAATCATTATATGAAGGAAACGGAACGTCAATAGGTTTATATGATGGAGAAACACTTGTAGGATATGCAATGTACGGATGGTATTGGGAAAAGCGTAAAAGTGTGTGGTTAGACCGCTTTATGATTGACCAACAATATCAAGGAAAAGGATACGCAAAACGTTTCCTTCGCATACTCCTTCAATTCTTACAAGATAAATTTGAATGTAAAATAATTTATTTAAGTTTACACCCAGACAACAAACTTGCAATGGGACTATACGAATCATTTGGTTTCCGTTTAAACGGGGATATTGATGATGAAGGCCCAGTTGTAGGTGTTGTAATGGAGTTACTTTTAGATGAACATACAAGCCTGTGA
- a CDS encoding sensor histidine kinase, whose translation MKDVNSIFMREKIASTYLYFISFLGLVTITISLLEIKIPSHPTILILLLLFMGIAEYFPVRFWRGTSSLTFPIIYAMNWQFGIHITIIAIVLVTLIIHLHRCSPIQRMLFNSTQHALSLILAEWFSNKCMSLLINKIDMSVLYENLISLLLFCVFFCFFNNRFYDLLMLLLPQPYSIHQWYKKTVTVFLCETFGFSYAALMHVLISTYSVEVNEITVLFFFFPLVATSVISSFSVRIRMEKERLYELFLITTEISRGLTGGNLKHIKQALKGFFGIQAYVIWTKDDGNWNILLKDGKVRSDISDDLEKSGEFEELSKNLVFNDWKIGTAPGDEIFDSVIRSLVYFPLIVNDELVGMFVAGKSRNAGFFPEDVQSLATFSNQLANVVKTRILISEQEKRMILEERNRIAREIHDGIAQTLAGVIFQLESSQKKYRDKPKDMQQVVEKSIKDLRGSLGEVRYSIYALKPYPTQQLGLKQAIASKIKSLKQEYELDITYHERGHARALSFSKERVIFDTLQESLQNIVKHAQAKKADVLLSYQSEHVLLRVKDNGIGFSLFESMVKTKNEPHYGILHMNEQADQLGATLQIDSSVGKGTEITLLIPDSQTRGA comes from the coding sequence TTGAAAGATGTAAATTCTATCTTTATGAGAGAAAAGATTGCTAGTACTTATCTTTATTTTATTTCTTTTCTTGGTTTGGTTACTATAACTATATCTTTACTTGAAATTAAAATCCCTTCTCATCCAACAATACTAATATTGTTGTTACTATTTATGGGGATTGCAGAGTATTTTCCTGTAAGATTTTGGAGAGGAACTAGTTCGCTTACCTTTCCGATCATTTACGCTATGAATTGGCAGTTTGGAATCCATATAACTATTATTGCTATTGTACTCGTAACGCTAATTATTCACCTGCATCGTTGTTCACCGATACAAAGAATGTTATTTAATAGTACTCAGCATGCACTTAGTTTGATTTTGGCCGAATGGTTTTCAAACAAATGTATGTCCTTATTAATTAATAAGATTGATATGTCAGTTCTATATGAAAATTTAATATCTTTGTTATTATTTTGCGTGTTTTTTTGTTTTTTCAACAATCGTTTTTACGATTTGTTAATGCTACTCCTTCCGCAGCCATATTCAATCCATCAGTGGTATAAAAAAACTGTAACGGTATTTCTTTGCGAAACTTTTGGTTTCTCTTATGCGGCACTGATGCACGTATTAATTAGTACATATAGTGTGGAAGTAAACGAGATTACAGTACTGTTTTTCTTTTTTCCACTTGTAGCAACTTCCGTTATTAGTTCTTTTTCTGTACGGATAAGGATGGAGAAGGAACGATTATATGAGTTATTTCTTATTACGACCGAAATTAGTCGAGGATTAACCGGAGGAAACTTGAAACATATTAAACAAGCACTTAAAGGGTTTTTTGGCATACAAGCATATGTAATATGGACAAAAGATGATGGGAACTGGAATATTCTATTAAAAGATGGGAAAGTCCGCTCTGATATATCTGATGATTTAGAAAAATCTGGGGAGTTTGAGGAACTTTCTAAAAATCTTGTATTTAATGATTGGAAAATTGGTACGGCTCCTGGAGATGAAATATTTGATAGTGTTATACGCTCACTTGTATATTTTCCTCTTATAGTAAATGATGAATTAGTCGGAATGTTTGTTGCAGGGAAAAGTAGAAATGCGGGTTTCTTTCCGGAAGATGTACAGTCGTTAGCTACATTTTCTAACCAATTAGCTAACGTTGTTAAAACAAGGATATTGATTTCTGAACAGGAAAAAAGAATGATCTTAGAAGAAAGAAATAGAATCGCCCGTGAAATTCACGATGGTATTGCGCAAACATTAGCCGGGGTGATATTCCAACTAGAATCCTCGCAGAAAAAATACCGTGATAAACCAAAAGATATGCAGCAAGTAGTAGAGAAAAGCATAAAAGATTTAAGAGGAAGCCTAGGAGAAGTTCGCTATTCAATTTATGCTTTAAAACCATATCCGACACAACAATTAGGCCTTAAGCAGGCAATAGCAAGTAAAATAAAATCTTTAAAACAAGAATATGAACTAGACATTACCTATCATGAAAGAGGTCATGCACGTGCGCTTAGTTTTTCAAAAGAAAGGGTTATATTTGATACATTACAAGAGAGTTTGCAAAACATTGTAAAACATGCACAAGCAAAAAAGGCTGATGTTTTACTCAGTTATCAAAGTGAGCACGTGCTTTTAAGGGTTAAGGATAATGGAATTGGCTTTTCACTATTTGAGTCTATGGTTAAAACAAAGAATGAGCCACATTATGGTATATTACATATGAATGAACAAGCCGACCAATTAGGGGCTACTTTACAGATTGATAGTTCTGTAGGGAAAGGGACAGAAATTACACTGTTAATTCCAGATTCACAAACAAGGGGTGCGTAA
- a CDS encoding response regulator transcription factor gives MIKILVVDDHAFLRDAIRSILEDESDMKVVGEASSGDGVLGKVEECRPDCILMDINLPGKNGIEATELVKKNYPSCRVLVFTMYEHDEYLMDALQAGADGYLLKDSSSEQVVAAIRMLYRGDSVIHPRMTKKLITYHQQKMKVESNENELTEREKEILFELVKGLSNKEIAEVLHISDKTVKIHINKIFKKLNVKSRSQAVIYAVRNQLVPLD, from the coding sequence ATGATTAAAATATTAGTAGTAGATGATCATGCTTTTTTACGAGATGCAATTCGGAGCATACTAGAGGATGAATCTGATATGAAAGTGGTTGGAGAAGCTAGCTCTGGGGATGGAGTATTGGGAAAAGTAGAAGAATGCCGACCAGATTGTATTTTGATGGATATTAATCTTCCAGGGAAAAATGGAATTGAAGCTACAGAATTAGTGAAAAAAAATTATCCGAGTTGCCGAGTACTTGTGTTTACAATGTATGAACATGATGAGTATTTAATGGATGCACTCCAGGCGGGTGCTGATGGTTATTTATTGAAGGATTCCTCATCAGAGCAGGTAGTAGCAGCAATTCGAATGTTATATCGAGGCGATTCAGTTATTCATCCGCGTATGACTAAAAAATTAATTACATATCATCAGCAAAAAATGAAAGTAGAATCAAATGAAAATGAACTAACGGAACGTGAAAAGGAAATTCTCTTTGAACTAGTAAAAGGACTTAGTAATAAAGAAATTGCTGAAGTTTTACATATTAGTGATAAAACAGTTAAAATACACATCAATAAAATTTTTAAAAAACTAAATGTGAAAAGTCGATCGCAAGCAGTGATTTATGCAGTTCGAAATCAATTGGTTCCGCTAGATTAA
- a CDS encoding S8 family serine peptidase, whose product MKRGKFGKILIGTLTVGMLLSQGIPYNVLAEEVNTSTLTGIDDANAILKGLTKEQRNALKTLDTKPGFVISPGINTASPNNVNVIIEFKQAPSKIEVLKQAAKGKKVALSNAEQKVEASHKGFKAELEQLQKNKEKGTNVKSAKITREYKNAFNGVAISLPANMIEDLVRTGIVKRVWEDHEVKIDLPKETAKTAVEPKMADSVPQIGVDKLHDEKITGKGIKVGVLDTGIDYNHPDLKDAYKGYRAKQGEDPSKIDPNSIKGWDFVNNDADPMETTYKDWQNSGGYPEIYDGSAYYTSHGTHVAGTIAADKQNSVDYAVKGVAPDVDLYSYRVLGPYGSGQTSGILAAIDKAVKDDMDVINLSLGASINDPLYPTSVAVNNAMLAGVVTVVAAGNSGPDEGTIGSPSAAALPITVGASDAAMNIPTFSADAGDVHVDKMMLLGKSFTDKIEDLKGQSLSVVYAGLGKSGDFTGKDVKGKLALIQRGEITFDEKIKNAKEAGAKAVIVYNNVDGEITSYLGESTSSIPSFRLTKVDGEKLQAKAVQGDVSLAFGELSNIKTEGDHLADFSSRGPATKTDDIKPDIVAPGVSIFSTVPEYINDPKDGENYPVAYGRMSGTSMATPHTAGVAALILQEHPNYSPFEIKEALMNTAVDLKEERSVFEVGSGRIDAYRAVHADTSIEVIDKTSNVVDDEEVEIEEKTGSIAFGYKNQIETGPIKDSRKVLIKNSSKTDGKEFKLEVEFSPTSVGVQDAAKNGVKLNVPDSIKVAPGTSEEISPEIIIPENAEFGRYEGYIHISNKNNEKEVYQVPFAVKFTEKGIASVDLLRDAMATDASKFHPFMERPSSPLTFKVNSPLETIDAVVKDRKTGKALGVVGTLDASSLTPNVEYMMFSGMGGYVLPFTGDPAHPIGDKPVMLPDGDYELNFVGYDKEGKSYTKGDSIIIDNVIPEMKFKDVQPGIHEVNDSMFKEEDGQRALWVHGNIYDSTVDALKAKGLQYDQKANQIVYYQNSAFPSGWLNTVQANGDFKFGVLPEEINEPLNLRLFGYDLATAGNMATGYKDYVFVKEGTEYAVPSYDKDKIKLGEKITLTLNLNNVKQLMSGTFEIPYYKQLFKFKDVKPNPALTEYVKQHGLNLKLEDPKVSEEGAWENKVKVGASLEGKEFKGLDGDTPFLDVTFEMTSDEYFNDLTAFGVDKFSYTKVGATEGNEIPVFKDKSFAIVSKHSTVTGYIGPEAFLNEEGYLGKKDYTKLGAKVYAVGKDGKKYTGTIDDNGQFEIRSVPVSDKEYDIFVEMPGHLNSKLTTKIGKMQDGELVGQNFRADIDDNLAGDVNGDKMVDIQDARIVALSYEKGKVSVKDGDINQDGVVDETDIRFIEKNFLKKGPDAKENQKPKENVGPVTLDKILRSIGLEPKK is encoded by the coding sequence ATGAAACGAGGGAAATTTGGAAAGATTCTTATTGGAACGTTAACAGTTGGAATGTTATTGTCTCAAGGAATTCCATATAACGTATTAGCAGAAGAGGTAAATACATCTACTTTAACTGGAATTGATGATGCAAATGCTATCTTGAAAGGTCTTACCAAGGAACAACGTAATGCCTTAAAAACGTTAGATACAAAACCAGGTTTTGTTATTTCGCCAGGTATCAATACAGCAAGTCCTAATAATGTGAATGTGATTATAGAATTTAAGCAAGCACCTAGCAAAATTGAGGTATTAAAACAAGCGGCTAAAGGGAAAAAGGTAGCTCTTTCAAATGCGGAACAAAAGGTAGAGGCATCACATAAAGGATTTAAAGCAGAGCTTGAACAGCTTCAAAAGAATAAAGAGAAAGGGACAAATGTAAAATCTGCAAAAATAACAAGAGAGTATAAGAATGCTTTTAATGGTGTAGCGATTTCTTTACCAGCGAATATGATTGAGGACTTAGTTCGTACCGGTATCGTTAAGCGCGTATGGGAAGATCATGAGGTTAAAATTGATTTACCAAAAGAAACAGCTAAGACTGCTGTTGAACCGAAAATGGCAGATAGTGTACCGCAAATTGGTGTGGACAAGCTACATGATGAAAAAATAACAGGTAAAGGAATTAAGGTAGGTGTACTGGACACAGGTATTGATTACAACCACCCGGATTTGAAAGATGCATATAAAGGATATCGTGCAAAACAAGGTGAGGATCCAAGCAAAATAGATCCGAACTCAATAAAAGGATGGGACTTTGTTAATAATGATGCTGATCCAATGGAGACAACGTATAAGGATTGGCAAAATTCTGGGGGATATCCTGAGATTTATGATGGAAGTGCATATTATACATCCCATGGTACGCATGTAGCTGGGACAATTGCTGCAGACAAACAGAATAGTGTGGATTATGCAGTGAAGGGCGTTGCTCCAGATGTAGATTTATATTCATATCGTGTATTAGGTCCATATGGAAGTGGACAAACAAGTGGTATTCTTGCTGCGATTGATAAAGCAGTGAAAGACGATATGGATGTTATCAATTTATCACTAGGAGCATCTATTAATGATCCTTTATATCCTACTTCTGTCGCAGTGAACAATGCAATGTTAGCAGGTGTTGTTACGGTAGTAGCAGCTGGTAATAGTGGTCCGGATGAAGGTACTATAGGATCACCTAGTGCAGCGGCACTTCCCATTACAGTTGGAGCCAGTGACGCTGCAATGAATATTCCAACGTTTTCCGCCGATGCAGGTGATGTACATGTAGATAAGATGATGCTACTTGGAAAAAGCTTTACTGATAAGATTGAAGATTTGAAAGGTCAATCCTTATCGGTTGTATATGCAGGGCTTGGGAAATCAGGTGATTTTACAGGGAAAGATGTGAAAGGGAAGTTAGCTCTGATCCAACGCGGTGAGATTACATTTGATGAAAAAATTAAAAATGCTAAGGAAGCAGGCGCGAAGGCGGTAATTGTATACAACAATGTAGATGGGGAAATTACAAGTTATCTTGGGGAAAGTACTTCATCTATTCCATCGTTCCGCTTAACAAAAGTAGATGGTGAGAAATTACAAGCAAAAGCTGTACAAGGAGATGTGTCGTTAGCGTTTGGAGAACTTAGTAATATAAAAACAGAGGGAGATCACTTAGCTGATTTCAGCTCCCGTGGTCCTGCAACTAAAACAGATGATATTAAGCCAGATATTGTAGCACCAGGTGTATCTATTTTCTCAACTGTTCCTGAATATATTAATGATCCAAAGGATGGAGAAAATTATCCGGTAGCGTATGGACGTATGTCAGGTACATCTATGGCAACTCCTCATACTGCAGGGGTAGCGGCACTTATTTTACAAGAACATCCAAACTATAGTCCATTTGAAATAAAAGAAGCACTTATGAATACCGCAGTTGACCTAAAAGAAGAGCGTTCTGTATTTGAGGTGGGCTCTGGACGAATTGATGCATATCGTGCAGTTCATGCAGATACATCTATCGAGGTTATCGATAAAACATCAAACGTTGTAGATGATGAAGAAGTAGAAATTGAAGAAAAAACAGGCTCTATTGCGTTTGGGTATAAAAATCAAATTGAAACTGGGCCTATTAAAGATAGTCGAAAAGTCTTAATTAAGAACAGCAGTAAAACAGATGGGAAAGAATTTAAATTAGAGGTAGAATTTTCACCTACAAGTGTAGGGGTGCAAGATGCAGCGAAGAATGGTGTGAAGCTAAATGTACCAGATTCTATTAAAGTAGCTCCTGGTACATCAGAGGAAATTAGCCCTGAAATTATCATTCCAGAAAACGCTGAATTTGGTAGATATGAGGGATATATTCATATTTCAAATAAAAACAATGAAAAAGAAGTATATCAAGTACCATTTGCAGTTAAATTCACAGAAAAAGGGATTGCGTCTGTAGATTTACTGAGAGATGCAATGGCAACAGATGCATCTAAATTCCATCCATTTATGGAGAGACCAAGTTCGCCTTTGACATTTAAAGTAAATAGTCCTCTTGAAACTATTGATGCAGTTGTGAAGGACCGAAAGACAGGGAAGGCATTAGGAGTCGTTGGTACACTTGATGCAAGTAGTCTAACACCGAATGTTGAATATATGATGTTTTCTGGTATGGGAGGGTATGTACTTCCATTTACAGGAGATCCAGCTCATCCAATTGGGGATAAACCTGTTATGTTGCCTGATGGAGATTACGAATTGAACTTCGTTGGATATGATAAGGAAGGAAAATCGTATACAAAAGGCGATAGCATTATCATTGATAATGTTATACCGGAAATGAAATTTAAGGATGTACAACCTGGTATACACGAAGTAAATGATTCTATGTTTAAAGAAGAAGACGGCCAACGTGCATTATGGGTGCATGGTAATATATATGATTCTACAGTAGATGCATTAAAAGCAAAAGGCTTGCAGTATGATCAAAAAGCGAATCAAATTGTATATTATCAAAACTCAGCCTTCCCATCAGGTTGGTTGAATACAGTTCAAGCAAATGGTGATTTTAAATTTGGAGTACTTCCAGAGGAAATAAATGAGCCGTTAAATTTAAGATTATTTGGATATGACCTTGCCACTGCAGGGAATATGGCAACTGGATATAAAGATTATGTCTTTGTAAAAGAAGGGACAGAATACGCTGTTCCAAGTTATGACAAAGATAAAATAAAATTAGGTGAAAAAATTACGTTAACTTTGAATCTCAATAATGTAAAACAGCTTATGTCAGGTACATTTGAAATTCCTTATTACAAGCAGCTCTTTAAATTTAAAGATGTGAAACCAAATCCAGCACTTACGGAATATGTAAAACAACATGGACTGAACCTTAAATTAGAAGATCCGAAGGTAAGTGAAGAAGGAGCTTGGGAAAACAAGGTGAAAGTTGGCGCGTCATTGGAAGGAAAAGAATTTAAAGGATTAGATGGAGATACACCATTTTTAGATGTTACATTCGAGATGACGAGCGATGAATACTTTAATGATTTAACTGCATTTGGAGTAGATAAGTTCTCTTATACAAAAGTTGGTGCAACAGAAGGCAATGAGATTCCTGTGTTTAAAGATAAATCTTTTGCTATTGTTTCGAAACATTCAACGGTTACAGGATATATTGGTCCGGAAGCTTTCTTGAATGAAGAGGGGTATTTAGGTAAGAAAGACTATACAAAACTAGGAGCAAAAGTGTATGCAGTTGGTAAGGATGGAAAGAAATATACAGGAACGATTGATGATAACGGGCAATTTGAAATTCGTAGTGTCCCTGTAAGCGATAAAGAATATGATATTTTCGTAGAAATGCCAGGTCATTTAAATAGTAAATTAACAACAAAAATCGGAAAAATGCAGGATGGAGAATTAGTGGGACAAAACTTTAGGGCTGACATAGATGATAACCTTGCAGGTGATGTAAACGGCGATAAAATGGTGGATATTCAAGATGCTAGAATAGTAGCTCTGTCATATGAAAAAGGAAAAGTATCTGTAAAAGATGGAGATATAAATCAAGATGGTGTTGTAGATGAAACGGATATTCGTTTTATTGAGAAAAACTTCTTGAAAAAGGGTCCAGATGCCAAAGAAAATCAGAAACCGAAAGAAAATGTAGGGCCAGTGACGTTAGATAAAATCTTACGATCTATCGGTTTAGAACCAAAAAAATAA